A portion of the Clostridium gelidum genome contains these proteins:
- a CDS encoding sensor histidine kinase: MRIFDIKDLRKLFISIIIILFSYILLGQVIITLITNDYKKELIKHDYEVAGYLYENKVNMAQLPAAFTHNKSIEDYRSGEILLRNAGYDESINNSLIPSVKAFHNKYAVIVFVLSLGIGIIFFTVLLTFAVKYNKTLEKANSDILNFMNGNYKIRLDDNKEGSLSKLFSAINMMGTSLITHITKEKQNKEFLKDTISDISHQLKTPLAALEMYNEIILDEIVDNDVVNSFNLKIKNELERMESLIQNLLKLAKLDAGAIELNKENCNLKGFLENIIMRFQTRAKFESKKVVLNCDNNISLIWDKEWMLESISNIIKNALEHTKSGNEISISCHNTSVAIIIMIKDNGLGIHSEDFHYIFKRFYRSKFSKNTQGVGIGLTLSKSIVEKHGGTIMVESELGKGTTFNLIFSKLTTL, from the coding sequence TAACACTAATTACTAATGATTATAAAAAGGAATTAATAAAGCATGATTATGAAGTGGCAGGATATTTATATGAAAATAAGGTCAACATGGCACAGCTTCCAGCTGCTTTTACTCATAATAAAAGTATAGAAGATTATAGAAGCGGAGAAATACTTTTAAGAAATGCAGGATATGATGAAAGCATAAATAATAGTCTTATTCCTAGTGTAAAAGCTTTTCATAATAAATATGCTGTAATAGTCTTTGTTTTATCTTTAGGTATAGGAATAATATTTTTTACTGTATTATTGACATTTGCTGTTAAATACAATAAAACTCTAGAAAAAGCTAATTCAGATATTTTAAATTTTATGAATGGTAATTATAAAATACGTTTAGATGATAATAAAGAAGGAAGTTTATCAAAACTTTTTTCAGCAATTAATATGATGGGCACCTCTTTAATAACCCACATAACAAAAGAAAAACAAAACAAGGAATTCTTAAAAGACACAATTTCAGATATATCCCACCAATTGAAGACACCACTAGCAGCATTAGAAATGTATAATGAAATTATATTAGATGAAATTGTTGACAATGATGTGGTTAACAGTTTTAATTTAAAAATTAAGAATGAATTAGAACGAATGGAAAGTTTGATTCAAAATTTATTGAAATTAGCAAAATTAGATGCTGGGGCAATTGAGCTTAATAAGGAAAATTGCAACCTTAAAGGTTTTTTAGAAAATATAATTATGAGATTTCAAACTCGAGCAAAATTTGAAAGTAAAAAAGTAGTATTAAATTGTGATAATAACATTAGTCTTATTTGGGATAAAGAATGGATGCTGGAATCTATAAGTAACATAATTAAAAATGCATTAGAACATACAAAATCAGGAAATGAAATTTCTATTTCTTGTCATAATACATCGGTAGCTATAATTATTATGATTAAGGACAACGGATTGGGTATTCATAGTGAAGATTTTCATTATATTTTTAAAAGATTTTATAGAAGCAAGTTTTCAAAAAATACTCAGGGAGTTGGAATTGGTCTAACGCTTTCAAAGTCTATTGTTGAAAAACATGGTGGCACAATTATGGTAGAAAGTGAATTAGGTAAGGGAACTACTTTTAATTTGATTTTTTCAAAACTTACAACATTGTAA
- a CDS encoding ABC transporter ATP-binding protein: MEILRIENLCKTYGKGDNKVEALKNVTFSINKGEFVSIIGPSGSGKSTLLNIMGGLDTQTSGKVLLDDRDIFVMKEKELSVFRRRNIGFIFQAFNLVPELNVEENIVLPILLDNKKPNKKYINELLEILGLSDRKNHLPNQLSGGQQQRVAIGRALATKPAIILADEPTGNLDTKNSKDVINLLKLSVSKYNQTLIMITHNQNLASLGDRVFNVEDGIVSELGGEIK, encoded by the coding sequence TTGGAGATATTAAGAATAGAAAATTTATGTAAAACATATGGAAAAGGTGATAATAAAGTAGAAGCACTAAAAAATGTTACATTTTCAATTAATAAAGGGGAGTTTGTTTCAATTATAGGACCATCAGGGTCAGGAAAAAGTACATTGCTTAATATTATGGGAGGGTTAGATACTCAAACGTCTGGAAAAGTATTGTTAGATGATAGAGATATTTTTGTAATGAAAGAAAAAGAGTTATCAGTTTTTAGAAGACGTAATATTGGATTTATATTTCAAGCATTTAATTTGGTACCAGAATTAAATGTTGAAGAGAATATCGTGCTGCCAATATTATTGGATAATAAAAAACCTAATAAAAAATATATCAATGAATTATTAGAAATACTAGGTCTATCAGACAGGAAAAATCATCTTCCTAATCAGTTATCAGGAGGACAACAACAGCGAGTAGCTATAGGAAGAGCTTTGGCGACAAAACCAGCCATTATTTTAGCAGATGAACCAACAGGAAACCTTGATACTAAAAACAGTAAGGATGTAATTAATCTCTTAAAATTATCTGTTAGTAAATATAATCAAACATTAATTATGATTACACATAATCAAAATTTAGCTTCTTTAGGAGATAGAGTTTTTAATGTTGAGGATGGTATTGTATCAGAACTAGGAGGTGAGATAAAATGA